The region AATATTTAATACTAAAATTGGTCAGCTACAGTAGTTGCTACATTTTTCTAATAACTTATTATGTAACATTATGCAAAATAGTATAAAAGAATTCAATTGAATGTACTGCATAGATAACATTTTTTGTACAATTCGTTCTCAGTATCAGTTGttatgaaagaaaaaaagttaattaaGATTATGAGCAGAGCACAGTTCATTGCAATGTGTTCAGCTCTTATACTGAAATATACACTAAAACATTGGAAGCAGAGTATAGCTTGACGTATAAAATAGCATAAAAGGCGTTAAGTTTAGAgaatgaaatgtttcttttactAAAGGGTGTTTCTAGAGAAATGATATTGTAGAATCTTAATCTTCTTTCCTGACTGATTGCATATAAAGTTCATAACAACATACTAAAGCACTGTCAATCACCTACATAAGCTTTCCAGAATGTTTAATTTGACgttttgtaattaaaatcACTGCTCAAAAAGCACTTTTCAGAGTGAAGTGCGTACCGGTGTACAACACTATTTGCAACTACCTTCCACAAACTCGGCCTCCACAAAACGAACACCAACCAAATGAAACAACCATATCACACTGTCGCAAAGCATTTGCGCGCAAAGTTATCCAATTAACTCCAACAACGAAAAACTGCATTAACATCACTCTTGCTCTAACTTTGCATTCatacccctttttggccaaatgAATGCGACTCCGACTTACCGACTTGGAAGGAGCTGCCCTCGGGGAAGGTGAGGTAACGGCGCTTCCGCGAGAGGATACGTTCCGGGCGTGGGCTCGAGCTTGGTTCATCACTCCCATCCGGCCCATCCGTTCCATTGCCATGCACCAATGCATCCACTGATCCTAGGTAAGGGAACAACAGCAGtatcacgagcagcagcagccgcagaagTAGCCCGGTGCTCCACATGCCTCGGTCCATGACTTCTCCGAATGAGACGAGTTAATGTTTTGCgtgaattttaatttgctgCTTAGCATGTGCTATGGCCGTGCCCTCCGTTCATGCCGCAACGCGCGCTAAACCTTtctggctggtggtttggCGCGCTGTGTACTTTTCTGTCTTGTCTTTGATGTCCTGAGACGCTCGGTCTTAACCACTTTCTTAATCACTCTaccaacacatacaccagaCACTTTGGTGACGTGTTTGACGTCTTCACTTTGAGAGGCAAACTAGGCCCACTAGGGTCTGCCAGAACTTTGTCTGGGAAGTTGATCGTTAAGCCTTCAGGTGGATGAAAGTATTCTAGGAAGAAAAGCTACTCCTTCCCGGGCTCGGTAATTGGTGATGCGCCAAAATGCAAACTACTGTCCGAGGGGCCACCGTACCGCGAGTTCACTCACCGAGAAGGTTCTAGCGTGTGTCTAACGCAATCCACTTTTTCCGCCCAGACTGCTGGTTCAAGTTCCGATCTTTTTCACCACCTTCGCGAGTGTGTTCTGACGTTTAGCCGAAACAAACGAATGCGATTGAATGTGGGGCTCGCACACCTTGCACCTACTTGCAAGGTCCTCATTGATGATCTACTTCTgttccccttcccccgggcGGGCGGGGCCAACAGATCGCGGGTTAACGGTATGCAAAAGAAGGTCGAGTACCTATTAGTGATGATATGCTACTTCCAGCGGGGCCAGAGAGCACATTTTCACCAATTCCCACAGAGAAGGAGAATGATGGCGGTCGCCTGCCGTTTGACTTCTCCGCTGAAGTGCTGAGTGCTTCAGATCCATCGAGACGGTCGTTGGCCCAGTGCCCTCAATTCGCTGTttcatactgctgctgctgctgctgctgctgctgctgctgctgctgctaccgttcaCTGTTCGTCTGTCGTTATCGCGTCTGAGGGGCGCACTCGGTCGCGTatcgtaccaccaccatcgtaccGTTGACTCGCCACTGAGAGTGTTTGCATTATTGACGACCTTATGCTGCGGACCGGACAGGAGGAGAGCCTCCGGGGCCGAATTCATAAATGTATTCTCAATCATATGCTTCGCTTCAGCGAAGAGAATTGATCTTGCCGCAGTTCACTGTTTGCCGGTGCTGCGCAGCGGTCAATCCCTCAATTCCCTGGCCAACCATTGCTGTCGGTGGAGCATTTgcttttggtttgctttttcgAGAGGCAGAGGTGAAACAGAACCACACGCAGAATCGACAACAAAAATCTCCCCGGGAGCCAAAAACCAaggacacacaagcacacatacaaaggcacacatacaaacacatctAACTCAATTAAGTCATGGTTTAACTTTGGGGACAATCCTGGTTCGTTGAGGGACActaacaagaagaagaaaagggaagagaaaacaaaaagatgtAGAAAGATTCGAAagaattctttttctttcttccggaGAACCACAAATCCCCCCACAAAAATGGCGAATTTTCCGTTCCTTTGACTCCTCGCTCCCCAACATTCTGGTGTGgccgcacgaacgcacgcaacaTCATGCCAGGGCCCGCTAACCGGTCAAACCCACTGCGGCACTACCGAGGGCAgaccgtggtggtgatggcggttgTGGTGCGTGAGTCTGGGACTTCGCTTGGCCCCTGGAGGAATAATACACACGGTTACCGTTGCGTGTGCGATacattttccgttcgttttttcgtttcgtgccaTCCGAGTCCGAGACCGGGATCGAGAtgcgtttttgttgtttttttttctctcctgtcCTTTTAGTCCCGACCAATCTGactcgagaagcagcagcaggacaacaAATCTGTCCTTCCACAGGGAAATGCCGCATTGTTGTACGTTGCTCCGTTGCTGGGATCGAAGGCAAGTCAGGCAGACTAGCCGCCGAGGCTGGCCAGTTAGGGATGCCTCcgggcttcttctttttgcttcggACTTTGCGGAACGCCATAGCTTGAGCTTCAAAGCTTTGAACATATAGTCAGCCCGCGGTTGCGTGGAGGAAAAGCGGGGTGCAGAGTGGGGTGGGAAAAACACTCGGACAGTGTACTCCGGTCTCCTCCAGCGGCTGCATAATTGATTGCGAAACGCATCGAAGCCGGTAGAAAGGGGACCACGTTGGCACCGCGCAGTTGGTTATCGCTGTTAATTGACGCttccagctcgagctcgagcccGGCCAGCTGTTAAAACAAATCGACATTTAActaatggaaaatggaaatagtCGTTGCGCCACCTGGGAGGCAACCGCCACGGCCGCTCGACGGCCGTACGGTCATCCGCCTAATGAAATTGACATTTTTCATCTCGCACGCGTGCTGTGTGCGTCGATGGTGAGGTGCTATGTGTTCCATTTTCGGCCGACGTTTATGGGGATGAAAATGagtgaaaagataaaaatggaattaCTATGGGTGCGTTGGGTTGACGAATATTGTTTTATGCAGATGagcaattccattccattccattccattccgtttggtGGGAGAGTTTTCTGTTAAAACCGTGCTCCCGTTATTGTGTAGTTCAATTAATAGAAACCCCTTTTTATTTAAAGCTTTTTCGTGTTGTTAGATTGAATCCTGTTaggctttttcttttcaattagAACGCCGCTGGAAACATTGCCAGCAGTATGCAATGCAATTCACCGTGTTGCCTTTGAGATTCAtttttttgacagattttgtGACAGTATTTGTTCTTTATttcacttgaacatgtttcgGCCTTTGTTTTTCATTACCTTTAGTTTTCTGGACAATTTCATTCATCAGTCATTATTTTCTGACACTCGTTTTACAATCAAGGTAATTTTTCAAAGAAATAATAAGCTAGTTTATCCATTATTCAAGGTAATAGGCAATGTAGGCAAGTCTTAgttgaattaaattaattttaggCGATCCAACAATGATTCGTAAGGTGGGAGGGAATATTCTTTCCCATTGCACAATTCTGATTGTGTCTTTTTAACTCATATCAGATAGCTAGAACAAACCAACTGTTGAATTTACTCAACATAATAATTAAACTATCTTTATGTAGATTGATTGCTTGTAAACGTATTTAAAAAGATGTATTCGGAATGGTATACTCAAAGATACTTCCAGCAACTCAGTCCATTCAATTCATTCTGTGAGGAATTCAAACACTCTATTCCAGGGAAAACTACGACATCTATGGAACTTTACGTCAATGATGGATTTGTCAGAAATTACAAAACAATATAAATAAGAACGATTTCAACCATCAGTTAATACTAGTTACTTACAAGATCACTTATTTAAAACATATGCAATGTTAGAACACAATTGGTACTTCTCTCGCACGCGTTCTTCTAAATCGATCGCAAACAATGGGGAAATGGTtcgcaaaagaaaacagaCCCCATTCCGTTACCTTTCTCATCGATCGGCACGCATCGAAACGCGTGATCTTCGTCTCTTCCGTCGCGGTTGTCGTCAAACGGGTGCATTTAGCACCAGGCCGATAATTTTATTGCCACCACGCGTCACCTGGAAATGAGTAATCCATCTGCCACGGTGTTACCACGACGCGTGCGTCCAAATCATTGAAAGCCAGCAACAGCTGGCTGCCACCGGCAATCCTTGGTTTTATCTCGTGCTGCAAACTCGCCAACGATGAAGTTGTGCGGCTCGTTCCTGGTGCTTCTAGTGTGCCTCGGTGAGTCGGTCAGTGGGCTGTACAATGTGTCCGACGACGTCACTTCGGACCACAGGCCCTCGACGGAGGTACTGCGGAGGAAGAAAAGGTTTCTGCTCTTCCCACCCGGTGCAAACATCCTGGCAAGTACTTTCGAAGGATCCGAGTACATACAGTTCATGCTAATGGAAGCCTTTTTCCCCTTGTGCAGCTCACATCCTCCTTCGGCAAAGGATTGGTGTTCCAGGGACCGGCCGGATACGCCGTCATCGGTGAATTCGATCTTTACTATCCGCTCCCGGACTACAAGTATCAAGCGTCGGCCCTGAAGCTGGGCAAGATCGCGATGTatccaccggaaccgaaaaaGAAGCCACCACAaccccctcctccaccaccaccaccaatggagCCAGACGACCACGGACACGAACATCACGACGGCTCGGAACTGTCACCGGCGGAAGTGGAACAGTATCTGAAGGATCATCCCAACACCTGGGTACCGCCGGGCTGGGGTCAAGAACGTGCCGACTGGAACCTGGACAACCCTTACCAGAACCGCCCAGTACCCTCGCAGTCCCCGTACTGGGCCTCCTCGAGGGTCGATGGT is a window of Anopheles aquasalis chromosome 2, idAnoAquaMG_Q_19, whole genome shotgun sequence DNA encoding:
- the LOC126572947 gene encoding uncharacterized protein LOC126572947 — translated: MKLCGSFLVLLVCLGESVSGLYNVSDDVTSDHRPSTEVLRRKKRFLLFPPGANILLTSSFGKGLVFQGPAGYAVIGEFDLYYPLPDYKYQASALKLGKIAMYPPEPKKKPPQPPPPPPPPMEPDDHGHEHHDGSELSPAEVEQYLKDHPNTWVPPGWGQERADWNLDNPYQNRPVPSQSPYWASSRVDGYTPVRQSSPVLDRYLGGATGGPSRDYYGWSERPQPGRYRRSVLEAALQAEEEEDRARAKWLSGEAFNISHHSDWEHFHHYRDRRALFGHLEDTIGSITGFHMKDCILRSICEAKNMLPPPGRSMAMDIFRVLFSFPLNEALDDDYSNAMRDENVNCGQRYGSGCPMSLLDLVLFGKFQT